A stretch of the Pseudomonadota bacterium genome encodes the following:
- a CDS encoding aldehyde ferredoxin oxidoreductase N-terminal domain-containing protein has translation MRYAETGFNLEIDLTRGNIEKVASNPKETELYLGGLGTNAKIMWDRVPHDVEAFSPENLLIFGAGLLCGTPATGCNRTIVSTISPQTKLLAFSMMGGFWAPELKYAGYDKVILRGQSPDLVYLWINNDKVEIRDASHLKGKGALETAELIKAELKEPKAQVAAIGMAGENRVFFASIEQGRSSASRGGIGAVMGDKGVKAIVVRGTNDINISQPLEYMELCKEVLEYIKFREENPIPGVIPILARLGSPQEMAIHDEKWHTENFSWGNARTRRKDFWTDEVAEEWRETLDNTRTRLISCYNCPLKCGATLSSPDMPTYMMKCFTKLTYTLGAYSDLNFGLTIAQKATEYGVDGYSAPQVMAFALELLEDGILTDDDFPGMPADNEGRFYWLLDRIVRREGIGDLLADGTYWAAKKIGKGADVYVHNTIKKHEQLPLKLYMLNPVFFLMYTTGEKINVTQIEGQFPQGPFPKREHREKFVKDWFQVPDEKFKQYFLDWEIKGENSNPYYPTIEMACDIVDWQERMHYIDDALGMC, from the coding sequence ATGAGGTATGCAGAGACAGGATTTAATTTAGAGATTGATCTGACCCGAGGAAACATTGAAAAGGTTGCTTCAAATCCAAAGGAGACCGAGCTCTATCTGGGAGGGCTGGGAACTAACGCTAAGATAATGTGGGACAGGGTTCCCCATGATGTTGAAGCTTTTTCTCCTGAGAATCTCCTGATCTTCGGGGCTGGTCTTTTATGTGGCACTCCGGCAACCGGTTGTAACCGGACCATAGTTTCGACAATTTCTCCCCAGACTAAATTACTGGCATTTTCAATGATGGGTGGATTCTGGGCGCCGGAATTGAAGTATGCCGGTTATGATAAAGTCATCCTGCGCGGGCAGTCACCGGACCTTGTTTATTTATGGATAAACAATGACAAAGTAGAAATCCGTGATGCCTCTCATCTCAAGGGTAAGGGGGCGCTTGAGACGGCAGAGCTGATTAAGGCGGAGCTCAAAGAGCCGAAAGCCCAGGTGGCGGCTATCGGCATGGCTGGTGAAAACCGGGTCTTCTTTGCCTCCATTGAACAGGGTCGATCCAGTGCCAGTCGTGGCGGCATCGGGGCGGTTATGGGCGATAAAGGAGTTAAGGCGATAGTTGTTCGAGGAACAAATGATATCAATATTTCCCAGCCATTGGAATATATGGAGCTTTGCAAGGAAGTGCTGGAATATATAAAGTTCCGGGAAGAAAATCCCATTCCCGGGGTAATCCCTATTTTAGCCAGACTCGGTTCTCCTCAAGAGATGGCAATCCATGATGAAAAGTGGCACACCGAAAATTTTTCCTGGGGGAATGCCCGCACCCGGAGAAAAGATTTCTGGACTGATGAAGTTGCCGAGGAGTGGAGAGAAACGCTGGATAATACCCGGACGCGGCTGATAAGCTGTTATAACTGTCCACTGAAATGTGGGGCAACACTTTCCAGTCCAGACATGCCTACCTATATGATGAAATGTTTTACCAAGCTCACCTATACTCTGGGAGCCTATTCAGACCTGAATTTTGGCTTAACAATCGCCCAGAAGGCGACGGAGTATGGAGTGGACGGCTATTCAGCTCCGCAGGTTATGGCTTTCGCGCTTGAACTTTTGGAGGACGGTATTTTAACCGATGATGATTTCCCGGGAATGCCGGCTGACAACGAGGGCAGGTTTTACTGGCTGCTGGACCGGATCGTCCGCCGGGAAGGCATCGGTGATCTGCTGGCCGATGGAACTTACTGGGCGGCCAAAAAGATCGGCAAGGGTGCTGACGTCTATGTCCACAATACTATTAAAAAACATGAGCAGTTACCGCTCAAGTTGTATATGCTTAATCCCGTCTTTTTCCTGATGTATACTACCGGCGAGAAGATAAATGTCACCCAGATTGAAGGACAGTTCCCCCAGGGACCATTTCCTAAAAGAGAGCATAGAGAAAAGTTTGTTAAAGACTGGTTCCAGGTTCCCGATGAAAAGTTCAAGCAATATTTTCTCGACTGGGAAATAAAAGGAGAAAACTCAAATCCATATTATCCAACTATTGAAATGGCTTGTGATATTGTTGACTGGCAGGAACGGATGCATTACATTGATGACGCTCTTGGAATGTGT
- the priA gene encoding primosomal protein N': MVCYADVAINIPRDNLFTYVVEDERLLPRLEVGKRVLVPFRGRQLSGYLVGWRHKLKPEEENLRMLPLGDIVDDRPLFSSVDLEFYRRAAAYYHAPLGVALHAMLPGGLAYRSCREYCLTGKLLPKIKDPGRREIAERLRKTLAGKEGMLVAELAKAILLPAVSADRQAEQFKVVLKSGVRQGWLSVNNRLLPPVVRGRHETIYEIVDFSTLDDAIAVSRILAERKEGMRTFLRSGDFFSRRQFLGFFPGSSAILRRWQQQNWIRSRQVPRLRNIPDQGSGQEPPPVVTLTSVQEKIYQQVAVKLVQAEFSPFLIHGVTGSGKTEIYLQLIKKARQLGRGSLYLVPEIALTIQLLDRFIREFGDQVAVLHSSLGAGERYDQWRRICRGEATVVLGARSAVFAPLPRLGLIVVDEEHEASYKQESSFPYHGRDLALMRGQMAGCPVVLGSATPAVVTYHRSVANHYQLLELSERPGNRLLPKVEVVDLSAGKQKMFDWDGFSPRLVESMTEVLDAGRQVMLFLNKRGFSRTLYCLDCGYMPSCSSCSVRLTYHKEMNRLICHYCGMMLPVPSVCPQCHKSNFFPLGVGIQKLDERLQEYFPGIKVARLDRDSTRKKGQLAALINAFCRGEYQVLLGTQMLAKGLNFPDVDLVGVIFADLSLNFPEFTAAEKTFQLLTQVAGRAGRGQNRGKVIIQTLQPRHYSVQHATSHDYQGFFRHELAIRRELSFPPFSHLLLFRGQAEDQDLVQKVLRVIKDRLLNMIKTHGWSKNIMVMGPVPSSVARIKKMYRWQLLLKSNHRPYLHQLITEWRGCSPPSRKVSITVDIDPISFV, translated from the coding sequence ATGGTTTGCTACGCGGATGTGGCCATCAATATTCCCCGGGATAATCTCTTTACCTATGTGGTGGAGGATGAGCGGCTGCTGCCCCGGCTGGAGGTGGGAAAACGGGTTTTAGTTCCGTTTCGGGGACGTCAGCTCAGTGGCTATCTGGTCGGCTGGCGCCATAAGCTAAAACCTGAAGAAGAGAATCTGCGGATGTTGCCATTGGGGGATATTGTTGATGATCGTCCGCTTTTTTCTTCTGTGGATTTGGAATTTTATCGGCGGGCGGCAGCTTATTATCATGCCCCCCTTGGGGTGGCTCTGCATGCCATGCTTCCGGGAGGACTGGCCTACCGTTCATGTAGGGAGTATTGTCTGACCGGAAAGTTACTGCCGAAGATTAAAGATCCAGGCCGCCGTGAAATTGCGGAAAGATTACGGAAAACTCTGGCTGGTAAAGAGGGCATGCTGGTGGCAGAACTGGCAAAAGCGATATTGCTGCCGGCCGTGTCTGCCGACAGGCAGGCAGAACAGTTCAAGGTGGTGCTCAAAAGTGGCGTGCGCCAGGGCTGGTTATCAGTGAACAATCGTCTGCTGCCCCCGGTAGTTCGGGGGCGCCATGAAACCATCTATGAAATAGTGGATTTTTCCACCCTGGATGATGCTATCGCTGTTTCCAGAATCTTGGCGGAACGAAAAGAGGGCATGCGGACTTTTTTACGGTCAGGTGATTTTTTCAGCCGCCGCCAGTTTCTGGGTTTTTTCCCCGGCAGCAGCGCCATCTTGCGCCGCTGGCAGCAGCAAAACTGGATCAGGTCTCGACAGGTTCCCCGGCTTAGAAATATTCCTGATCAGGGCAGCGGCCAGGAGCCGCCACCGGTTGTAACCCTGACGTCGGTCCAGGAAAAGATTTATCAGCAGGTGGCGGTTAAATTGGTGCAGGCTGAATTTTCTCCTTTTTTAATCCATGGGGTTACCGGCAGCGGTAAAACGGAAATTTACCTGCAATTGATTAAAAAAGCCCGCCAACTTGGTCGTGGTTCATTGTATCTTGTGCCTGAAATTGCCCTGACGATCCAGTTGCTGGATCGATTTATCCGTGAATTCGGGGACCAGGTGGCGGTGTTGCACAGTTCATTGGGGGCCGGCGAGCGCTATGATCAATGGCGGCGGATTTGCCGGGGTGAAGCAACAGTGGTTTTAGGAGCCCGATCGGCGGTTTTTGCCCCCCTGCCCCGCCTGGGGTTGATCGTTGTTGACGAGGAACATGAAGCTTCCTATAAACAGGAATCATCTTTTCCCTATCATGGTCGCGATCTGGCCTTGATGCGGGGACAGATGGCCGGTTGCCCGGTAGTTCTGGGTTCGGCAACCCCAGCAGTTGTTACCTATCACCGTAGCGTAGCCAACCATTACCAGCTGCTGGAATTGTCGGAAAGGCCGGGAAACAGGCTGCTGCCCAAGGTGGAAGTGGTCGATTTGTCAGCCGGCAAACAAAAAATGTTCGATTGGGATGGTTTCAGTCCCAGACTGGTGGAAAGTATGACCGAGGTTTTGGATGCCGGCCGCCAGGTGATGCTTTTTTTAAATAAGCGGGGCTTTTCCCGGACGCTTTATTGCCTGGATTGCGGTTATATGCCCAGCTGCAGTTCCTGTTCGGTCAGGTTGACGTACCATAAAGAAATGAACCGGCTGATCTGTCACTACTGTGGCATGATGTTGCCGGTGCCATCGGTTTGTCCCCAATGCCATAAAAGCAATTTTTTCCCCTTGGGGGTCGGGATTCAGAAACTGGATGAGCGCCTTCAGGAATATTTCCCCGGGATTAAAGTAGCCCGTCTGGATCGTGACAGTACCCGTAAAAAAGGGCAGTTGGCAGCACTCATCAATGCCTTTTGTCGTGGCGAATACCAGGTGCTACTGGGAACCCAGATGCTGGCCAAGGGTCTGAATTTTCCCGATGTTGATCTGGTAGGAGTGATTTTTGCCGATCTCTCCCTGAACTTTCCGGAGTTTACGGCGGCGGAAAAAACCTTCCAGCTGCTTACCCAGGTAGCTGGTCGGGCGGGTCGGGGGCAGAACCGGGGTAAAGTTATCATTCAGACCCTGCAGCCGCGTCATTACAGTGTTCAGCATGCCACCAGCCACGACTACCAGGGTTTTTTCCGCCATGAGCTGGCCATCCGGAGAGAACTTAGTTTCCCTCCCTTCAGTCATTTGCTTTTGTTCCGTGGGCAGGCGGAGGATCAAGACCTGGTACAGAAGGTGTTACGGGTCATAAAAGACAGGTTGCTAAATATGATCAAAACCCATGGCTGGTCAAAAAATATTATGGTTATGGGTCCGGTTCCCAGTTCGGTTGCCAGAATCAAGAAAATGTATCGCTGGCAGTTGCTGCTGAAGAGCAACCATCGGCCTTATCTGCATCAGCTGATTACCGAGTGGCGCGGCTGTTCTCCTCCTTCCCGCAAAGTATCGATAACGGTGGACATTGACCCCATCTCTTTCGTTTGA
- a CDS encoding NYN domain-containing protein — MSEIEHTLAVFIDFENLALGFKGKKKNLFNVEIILARLVEKGKVIAKKAYADWNAYSQYKQQLHAAAIEMIEIPKRGMTGKNSADIRLCVDAMDMSYSKEHIDSFVIVSGDSDFSPLVSKLKENGKHVIGIGMHESTSPLLSNNCDEFIFYEDLLQTSEITPPQIADNISANKKEAFTLLFDSITALMRENKETLWSSMIKQTMQRKRPSFYESSLGYRSFSEMLKDAEKRGYLVLTKDAKSGTLIVEGFAK; from the coding sequence ATGTCAGAAATTGAACATACATTGGCGGTCTTTATTGATTTTGAAAATCTGGCCCTGGGATTCAAAGGAAAAAAGAAAAACCTTTTCAATGTTGAGATCATCCTGGCCCGGCTGGTGGAAAAAGGCAAAGTGATTGCCAAAAAAGCCTATGCCGACTGGAATGCCTACAGCCAGTATAAACAGCAATTGCACGCGGCAGCCATTGAAATGATTGAAATTCCCAAACGGGGCATGACCGGCAAAAATTCGGCTGACATCAGGCTTTGCGTTGATGCTATGGACATGTCTTACTCCAAGGAACATATTGACTCCTTTGTCATCGTTTCCGGCGACAGCGACTTTTCCCCCCTGGTTTCCAAACTCAAGGAAAACGGCAAACATGTCATCGGCATCGGCATGCATGAAAGCACCTCGCCTTTATTGAGCAACAATTGCGATGAATTCATTTTTTATGAGGATCTGCTGCAGACTTCAGAAATAACCCCTCCCCAGATTGCCGACAACATATCAGCTAATAAAAAGGAAGCCTTCACCTTGTTGTTTGACTCCATTACCGCCCTGATGCGTGAAAATAAAGAAACTCTCTGGTCTTCGATGATCAAACAGACCATGCAGCGGAAAAGGCCATCATTTTATGAATCATCTCTCGGTTATCGCTCTTTCAGTGAAATGCTGAAAGACGCGGAAAAGCGTGGTTATCTGGTACTTACCAAAGATGCAAAGAGCGGCACATTGATTGTTGAAGGTTTCGCCAAATAG
- a CDS encoding cyclopropane-fatty-acyl-phospholipid synthase family protein, which translates to MEGKLSLKGQIAGYAGQCAYEPLEIIYWDGERKICGAVSADRQAETDDDVTNPACVLHFKSKKAAQQAIFRGSLGFGKAYMDGEIEVNGDLQQIIRLSLHPIFDSCQAPVVSKLLPLAGLFYNYNSINGAHKAIAHHYDRGNDFYQEWLDESMSYSCAYFKAPENSLEQAQQDKFEHICRKLQLQPGERLVDVGCGWGGMLIYAAQHYQVTGTGYTLSQNQLDYARDWAQRAGVADQVSFHLQDYREAEGTFDKLASIGMFEHVGRKYYPDFFAKTVELLKPGGLGLLHTIGKNDGTPTDSWITTYIFPGGELPQLYDICRVAGRHDLRLTDMENLRYHYHLTLEHWIRRFEQRLDYIRKSIGNNPEEIEHFLRCWRLYLNGSSVNFLHGPLDLYQLTFTRGLTNELPLTREHIYT; encoded by the coding sequence ATGGAAGGAAAACTGTCTCTTAAAGGGCAGATTGCCGGATATGCCGGACAATGCGCTTATGAGCCCTTAGAAATTATTTACTGGGACGGCGAGCGGAAAATCTGTGGAGCCGTGTCTGCCGACAGGCAGGCGGAAACAGATGATGACGTAACAAATCCTGCCTGTGTTCTGCATTTCAAAAGCAAAAAAGCTGCCCAGCAGGCCATCTTCAGAGGATCCCTCGGTTTTGGCAAAGCCTATATGGACGGTGAGATTGAGGTAAACGGTGACCTGCAGCAAATCATCCGTCTGAGCCTCCATCCGATCTTTGACAGCTGTCAAGCTCCAGTCGTCAGCAAGCTGTTGCCCCTGGCCGGCCTCTTTTATAATTATAATTCCATCAATGGCGCGCACAAGGCTATTGCCCACCATTATGACCGCGGCAATGATTTTTACCAGGAATGGCTTGATGAAAGCATGAGTTATTCCTGTGCCTATTTTAAGGCTCCAGAAAACTCCCTGGAACAGGCCCAGCAGGATAAATTTGAACATATCTGTCGTAAACTGCAGCTGCAGCCAGGCGAACGGCTAGTTGACGTCGGCTGCGGCTGGGGTGGCATGCTTATTTATGCCGCCCAACATTACCAGGTTACCGGAACCGGCTACACGTTATCCCAAAACCAGCTTGATTATGCCAGAGATTGGGCACAACGGGCCGGGGTTGCCGACCAGGTAAGCTTCCACCTGCAGGACTACCGGGAAGCTGAAGGAACTTTTGACAAATTAGCTTCCATCGGCATGTTTGAACATGTGGGGAGAAAATACTACCCGGATTTTTTTGCTAAAACAGTTGAACTGCTGAAACCCGGTGGCCTGGGACTTTTACATACCATTGGCAAAAATGACGGAACCCCAACCGATTCATGGATCACCACCTATATTTTCCCCGGCGGTGAACTGCCACAACTGTATGATATCTGTCGGGTAGCCGGCCGGCATGATCTTCGCCTCACTGACATGGAAAATTTGCGCTATCATTACCACCTTACCCTGGAACACTGGATCAGGCGCTTTGAACAGCGACTGGATTACATTCGGAAATCAATTGGCAATAATCCGGAAGAAATAGAACACTTCCTGCGCTGCTGGCGGCTGTACCTCAACGGCAGTTCGGTCAACTTCCTCCATGGCCCCCTGGATCTTTACCAGTTGACTTTTACCCGGGGATTGACTAATGAGCTTCCGTTAACCAGAGAACATATTTATACCTGA
- a CDS encoding aminodeoxychorismate/anthranilate synthase component II, producing MLLMIDNYDSFTYNIVQYLGILGEEVVVYRNDAISIGEIKELQPDSLVISPGPCTPKEAGISVAAIKNLAGRLPILGICLGHQSIGAAFGGRISRAGQIMHGKTSQISHNNQDLFKGIPNPFEATRYHSLVIEPDSLPPCLEITASALDDQEIMGIKHRELPVWGIQFHPESILTKAGMKIMDNFLQLAHASR from the coding sequence ATGCTTTTGATGATCGATAATTACGATTCCTTCACCTATAATATAGTCCAGTACCTGGGAATCCTGGGGGAAGAGGTGGTGGTCTATCGCAATGATGCCATCAGTATCGGAGAAATTAAAGAACTGCAGCCGGACAGTCTGGTTATCTCCCCCGGTCCCTGCACTCCCAAAGAGGCTGGCATCTCGGTCGCGGCAATCAAAAATCTGGCCGGCAGACTACCCATCCTGGGAATTTGTCTCGGTCATCAGTCAATCGGTGCCGCCTTTGGCGGCCGTATCTCCAGGGCCGGACAGATAATGCATGGAAAAACCTCACAGATATCCCATAACAATCAGGACCTTTTCAAGGGAATCCCCAACCCTTTTGAAGCTACCCGCTATCATTCCCTGGTCATTGAACCGGACTCACTGCCACCCTGCCTCGAAATCACCGCCAGCGCCCTTGATGACCAGGAAATTATGGGGATAAAACATCGTGAACTGCCAGTCTGGGGGATACAATTCCACCCGGAATCCATCCTGACCAAAGCCGGGATGAAAATTATGGATAATTTTCTCCAGCTGGCCCATGCAAGCAGATAA